The following proteins are co-located in the Gloeocapsa sp. PCC 7428 genome:
- the rpe gene encoding ribulose-phosphate 3-epimerase, with the protein MTQASKKPIVVAPSILSADFSRLGDEIRAVDAAGADWIHVDVMDGRFVPNITIGPLIVEAIRPVTQKPLDVHLMIVEPEKYVEDFAKAGADHIYVHAEHNASPHLHRTLGQIRELGKKAGVVLNPSSPLELIEYVLELCDMILIMSVNPGFGGQSFIPAVLPKIRKLRQMLDDRGLDPWIEVDGGLKANNTWQVIEAGANAIVAGSAVFNAKDYAEAIEGIRNSKRPTPELATV; encoded by the coding sequence ATGACCCAAGCCAGCAAAAAGCCTATTGTAGTTGCTCCATCTATACTATCAGCAGATTTTTCGCGCCTAGGTGACGAAATTCGGGCAGTAGATGCAGCAGGAGCCGACTGGATTCATGTTGATGTGATGGATGGGCGGTTTGTTCCCAACATTACGATTGGTCCATTAATCGTAGAAGCGATTCGTCCTGTTACTCAAAAGCCGCTGGATGTCCACTTGATGATTGTGGAACCAGAAAAGTATGTCGAAGATTTTGCGAAGGCTGGAGCCGACCACATTTACGTTCATGCTGAACACAATGCTTCACCGCACTTGCACCGCACGCTCGGTCAAATTAGAGAGTTGGGCAAAAAAGCCGGTGTTGTTTTAAATCCTAGTTCTCCGCTAGAGTTAATCGAATACGTGCTAGAGCTTTGTGACATGATTTTGATCATGAGTGTCAACCCTGGCTTTGGCGGTCAAAGTTTTATTCCTGCTGTATTGCCTAAGATTCGCAAACTGCGTCAAATGCTCGACGATCGCGGTCTCGATCCTTGGATTGAAGTTGATGGCGGCTTAAAAGCAAATAATACTTGGCAAGTGATTGAAGCGGGTGCGAATGCGATCGTTGCTGGGTCTGCGGTATTTAATGCTAAAGATTATGCTGAAGCGATCGAGGGTATTCGCAACAGCAAGCGTCCGACTCCAGAATTGGCAACTGTTTAA
- a CDS encoding S8 family serine peptidase — translation MVRKLVWLVGGLSASCISLPVLALETTSVGEAGINALRLHGAPYNLIGRKIGIGQVEIGRPGQFGLDKAVVRNQRMSLAGVFLRNQPAKPNTNIDPHAQNVASVMISTDKAVRGVAPGARLYSTAVGSLRTGGQPEECLSAQHIAQQNGGDVRAINFSFGETLDRDPRPNALLDGQALLTQCIDWSARVHNVVYAIAGNQGKGGIPIPTDNFNGINVAFTTRRQGIFTRLDVSNLSDAISGGVGGRLNGREVNLGPRRAIGLVAPGNKITLLNPDGKTTQVTGTSFAAPHVTATVALLQEYGDKQLSSRQRNWSLDARRQEVMKAVMLNSADKYRDPGNGLLLGMSKTILDKQNQHWLNSDAYRDPTIPLQAQMGTGQLNAYRAYQQFSAGQWHPARPVPAIGWDYRTVNATAHHDYVLAQPLQQGSFVSVTLNWNRLVELNDTNKNGRFDVGETFRDRGLNNLDLYLLNADSGAIVDTTCTSTSEVDSVEHVFCRVPNTGRYKVRVQFRQKVNHAVQPYALAWWSVPVRN, via the coding sequence ATGGTAAGAAAACTTGTCTGGCTAGTAGGAGGACTAAGCGCTTCCTGTATCAGTCTTCCTGTCCTCGCGTTAGAAACAACCTCAGTAGGAGAAGCAGGAATTAATGCATTGCGGTTACACGGTGCGCCTTACAACCTAATTGGTCGCAAAATCGGTATTGGTCAAGTAGAAATTGGACGTCCTGGACAATTTGGCTTAGATAAAGCTGTAGTGCGCAATCAACGCATGAGTTTAGCAGGTGTCTTTTTGCGCAACCAGCCAGCAAAACCTAACACGAATATTGACCCGCACGCGCAAAACGTTGCGAGTGTGATGATTAGTACCGATAAAGCCGTACGAGGTGTCGCACCAGGCGCGCGACTTTATTCAACTGCGGTTGGTTCGCTGAGAACAGGTGGTCAGCCAGAAGAGTGTTTATCTGCACAACACATTGCGCAGCAAAACGGCGGTGATGTCCGCGCGATCAACTTTAGCTTCGGCGAAACGCTCGATCGCGATCCGCGACCGAATGCACTTTTAGATGGTCAAGCCTTACTGACGCAATGCATCGATTGGTCTGCCCGCGTTCACAATGTGGTGTATGCGATCGCTGGTAATCAAGGCAAAGGCGGAATTCCCATCCCTACGGATAACTTTAATGGTATTAACGTTGCGTTTACCACTCGCAGGCAAGGAATCTTCACGCGGCTGGATGTGTCTAATTTAAGCGATGCGATTTCTGGTGGCGTTGGCGGTAGACTCAACGGTCGAGAAGTCAACTTAGGTCCACGGCGGGCGATCGGTTTAGTCGCTCCTGGAAATAAAATTACGTTGCTCAATCCAGATGGTAAAACGACGCAAGTCACTGGGACAAGTTTTGCCGCACCTCATGTTACCGCAACGGTTGCGTTACTACAAGAATACGGCGACAAGCAACTGAGTTCGCGTCAGCGTAACTGGAGTTTAGATGCGCGGCGTCAGGAAGTCATGAAAGCCGTAATGCTCAATTCGGCGGATAAATACCGAGATCCAGGCAATGGATTACTGCTAGGAATGAGCAAAACTATTTTAGATAAACAAAATCAGCACTGGTTAAATTCAGACGCTTACCGCGATCCGACAATTCCCCTACAAGCACAGATGGGAACAGGTCAACTTAATGCCTATCGCGCTTATCAGCAATTTAGTGCAGGTCAATGGCACCCCGCAAGACCTGTACCCGCGATTGGCTGGGATTATCGGACGGTTAATGCGACAGCACATCATGATTACGTCTTAGCGCAACCATTACAGCAAGGTAGTTTTGTATCGGTTACTTTGAATTGGAATCGCTTGGTAGAGTTGAACGATACCAACAAAAATGGCAGATTTGACGTAGGCGAAACTTTTCGCGATCGCGGTTTAAATAACCTTGACCTTTACTTGCTTAATGCTGATTCCGGCGCAATTGTTGATACAACTTGCACTTCCACAAGCGAAGTCGATAGCGTCGAACACGTTTTTTGTCGAGTTCCCAACACTGGTAGATACAAAGTCCGCGTTCAGTTTCGCCAAAAAGTAAATCACGCCGTTCAACCTTATGCGCTGGCGTGGTGGAGTGTACCTGTGAGAAATTAA